One cyanobiont of Ornithocercus magnificus DNA segment encodes these proteins:
- a CDS encoding GMC family oxidoreductase: MSSGETAYDLRPDAIVIGSGATGGVAALTLAENGARVLVIEAGVTLPVSDVFGSAAANMTRRLLSIASGRQRQQAQHPGYWKTNPRLYRDEVLRPCTYPPNRPFFWTQGDQIGGRSLTWGGITLRLSDIEFGASKYGRSSGWPIRHHDLEEHYTEIERLLGIYGQRDGLVNLPDSETIGPLPLTLAEENLFRCLQNDPNLDCIHSRGFATRSRDGLGSWPRSSSLGSTLALAIATGRVYLLVGHIAEHLVLAPGSCRAEGVVVVNRTNGCRQYLRAGLIVLCGSTIRTLQLLLCSIDNGLEDPSGLLGSCLMDHVSTSQFFTVPVPENQRYKLHGHRKEELSGAGSFFILPRLEDSDGRRTETRFQGRYGIWGAIGRFEPPRLLRRYPNEVLGFLIGQGEVLPQQYNQVRLSSESDAWDIPIPHIDCRWSTNEEAMVQHMRGTMEYVIAKINGRCLPLIDLVKVPVIEPILRSSVALNNDAAPPGYYIHEVGGAAMGDQEDSSVVDCWNRLWRCANVLVVDGACWPTSGWQSPTLTMMAITRRACIKAIRTQAGAK; this comes from the coding sequence ATGTCGTCTGGAGAGACAGCATACGATTTGCGGCCTGACGCGATTGTAATTGGGTCTGGAGCTACTGGTGGCGTAGCCGCCCTTACTTTGGCAGAAAATGGCGCAAGAGTCCTTGTCATAGAAGCTGGGGTAACGCTGCCTGTTAGTGATGTATTTGGATCAGCAGCTGCGAATATGACCCGGCGACTGCTCAGCATCGCTTCAGGACGTCAGAGGCAACAGGCACAACATCCTGGATATTGGAAGACCAACCCACGACTCTACAGAGATGAAGTCCTCCGTCCTTGCACATACCCACCGAATCGACCATTTTTCTGGACGCAAGGAGATCAAATCGGCGGCCGTAGTCTGACCTGGGGTGGTATTACATTGCGCTTATCTGACATAGAGTTCGGCGCTAGTAAATATGGCCGTAGTTCTGGCTGGCCTATCCGGCATCACGATTTGGAAGAGCACTACACAGAGATTGAGCGACTACTAGGTATCTATGGACAGCGCGATGGGCTAGTAAATCTTCCTGATAGCGAAACAATAGGACCACTACCGCTGACCTTGGCAGAGGAAAATCTATTTCGATGTCTCCAGAATGATCCAAATTTAGACTGTATTCATTCACGGGGCTTTGCAACTCGGAGTAGAGATGGTCTAGGAAGCTGGCCTAGGAGCAGCAGCCTCGGCAGTACCCTCGCTCTTGCTATAGCTACAGGTAGAGTCTATTTACTAGTCGGCCATATTGCAGAACATCTTGTGCTAGCGCCAGGCAGCTGCCGAGCAGAGGGTGTAGTAGTAGTCAACCGTACCAATGGTTGCCGCCAATATCTCAGGGCTGGCCTGATAGTTCTTTGCGGATCGACAATCAGAACACTGCAACTTCTATTGTGCTCCATAGATAACGGCCTCGAGGACCCATCAGGACTGTTGGGCTCTTGCCTAATGGATCATGTTTCGACAAGCCAGTTTTTCACCGTTCCCGTGCCTGAAAACCAGAGATACAAGCTTCATGGACACAGGAAGGAAGAATTATCAGGAGCAGGAAGCTTCTTCATCTTGCCACGTTTAGAGGATAGTGATGGCAGACGCACTGAAACAAGGTTCCAAGGACGTTATGGAATTTGGGGTGCGATCGGACGTTTTGAGCCTCCCCGATTGTTGAGACGTTATCCCAACGAAGTGCTCGGTTTTTTAATTGGGCAGGGCGAAGTACTTCCCCAGCAATACAACCAAGTCAGACTCTCGAGTGAGTCTGATGCCTGGGATATTCCCATCCCACACATTGACTGTCGTTGGAGTACTAACGAAGAAGCGATGGTACAACATATGCGCGGCACAATGGAGTATGTTATTGCCAAAATTAATGGTCGGTGCCTACCACTAATAGATCTTGTGAAAGTACCAGTAATCGAACCAATTTTGCGGTCATCTGTCGCCCTTAATAATGATGCAGCACCACCAGGCTATTACATACATGAGGTTGGAGGTGCTGCAATGGGTGATCAAGAAGATAGTAGCGTTGTAGACTGTTGGAATCGACTATGGCGATGTGCAAATGTTCTCGTTGTAGATGGTGCTTGCTGGCCAACATCTGGTTGGCAGAGCCCAACACTTACCATGATGGCAATCACTCGTCGCGCTTGTATTAAGGCAATTAGAACACAGGCTGGGGCGAAATAA
- a CDS encoding ABC transporter ATP-binding protein has protein sequence MLSSNNTDLHRLLPLLRPYRKRLILGGLCIVIFVGSYPPLAWLAGQLIPAIGDGDLVQVVWVIFLILGIFLVQKVAQFGQDSLLADPALRISQDLRRQTFKILQYIEVSSLERLSSGDLTYRLTEDADRVSEVIYRVIHDTIPSLLQLIVVLSYMIWLDWRMSGATLLVAPVVVLLVGFFGKRVALAAEHSQRQVSGLAGLLGEAIQGLPLVRAFAAEPWLEKRFEQEINLHRHARYQMMQLIAFQHPVVGFIEAAGILTVLAIGAARIQSGGLDSQTFSVYVAGMLMLIDPIAHLTTSFNEFQQGIASLNRLQEIKHEPREPLDPISALPIGRLRGHLRLEGLQFAYRSGETVLQDLDLDIPAGQTLALVGPSGAGKSTLFSLLLRFNQPQKGIILLDGLDLRQVRTKDLRHQVGLVPQRSIIFSGSISEAIRFGRNVNHKAIIRAARLANAHDFIISLPKGYDTILKEHGANISGGQLQRIAIARAVLGNPALLLLDEATSALDAEAEAAVHLGLRQAMRGRTVLVIAHRLATVQEADQIIVLERGRIVDRGCHNDLMSRGGRYRDLCMRQIIRGYDLI, from the coding sequence ATGCTATCTTCTAATAATACAGACCTGCACCGTCTACTGCCACTGTTGCGGCCCTACCGCAAACGCTTGATCCTAGGTGGCTTGTGCATTGTAATTTTTGTTGGTTCTTATCCTCCACTTGCCTGGTTAGCTGGGCAGCTGATCCCAGCTATTGGTGATGGAGACCTAGTACAGGTGGTCTGGGTAATCTTTTTAATCCTTGGCATCTTCTTAGTCCAGAAAGTTGCACAGTTTGGGCAAGACAGCTTGCTAGCTGATCCAGCTTTGCGGATAAGTCAAGATCTGCGAAGACAAACCTTTAAAATACTTCAGTATATAGAGGTTAGCTCGCTTGAGAGATTGTCTTCTGGTGACCTTACTTATCGTCTGACCGAAGATGCTGATAGGGTTAGTGAGGTTATCTACAGGGTAATTCATGACACAATTCCCAGCCTACTGCAACTAATCGTGGTACTCAGCTACATGATCTGGCTTGACTGGAGGATGTCAGGGGCGACTCTGTTAGTCGCACCGGTAGTGGTGTTGCTAGTTGGCTTCTTCGGTAAGCGAGTTGCACTTGCAGCTGAGCACAGCCAGCGACAAGTCAGCGGCTTAGCTGGATTGTTGGGCGAGGCGATTCAAGGATTGCCGTTAGTACGAGCTTTTGCAGCTGAACCCTGGTTAGAGAAACGGTTTGAGCAGGAGATTAATCTCCATAGGCATGCACGCTACCAGATGATGCAACTTATCGCCTTTCAACATCCTGTTGTGGGATTTATAGAGGCTGCAGGAATCTTGACAGTCCTGGCAATTGGCGCGGCTCGAATTCAAAGTGGAGGCCTAGATAGTCAGACTTTTAGTGTCTATGTAGCTGGAATGCTGATGCTGATCGATCCTATCGCTCACTTAACCACTAGCTTCAATGAGTTTCAGCAAGGTATTGCTTCCCTAAATCGACTGCAGGAAATCAAGCACGAGCCACGAGAGCCTCTTGATCCTATCTCAGCACTGCCAATTGGTCGTCTACGTGGCCACCTTAGGTTGGAGGGCCTCCAGTTTGCATATAGGAGTGGTGAAACTGTGCTGCAGGATCTTGACCTAGATATCCCAGCTGGGCAGACTTTAGCCCTAGTGGGTCCTTCTGGGGCTGGTAAGAGTACACTGTTTTCATTACTGCTCCGCTTTAACCAACCTCAGAAGGGAATAATTTTGCTGGATGGCCTTGATCTAAGACAGGTAAGGACAAAAGACTTACGCCATCAGGTTGGCTTAGTACCGCAGCGGAGTATCATATTCTCTGGCTCAATTTCCGAGGCCATCCGATTTGGCAGGAATGTTAATCACAAGGCCATTATTCGTGCGGCACGTCTAGCTAATGCACATGATTTCATCATCTCACTTCCGAAAGGCTATGACACTATCCTAAAAGAGCACGGAGCGAATATATCCGGCGGTCAGCTACAGCGTATTGCTATTGCTCGTGCTGTGCTTGGTAATCCAGCTCTGTTATTGCTTGACGAGGCTACTAGTGCATTAGATGCTGAAGCCGAAGCAGCTGTGCATCTAGGTCTGCGTCAGGCAATGCGAGGGCGTACTGTGTTGGTGATTGCTCATCGCTTAGCCACTGTTCAGGAAGCGGATCAGATAATTGTCCTAGAACGTGGCCGTATCGTTGACCGTGGATGCCACAATGATCTTATGAGCCGTGGCGGTCGCTATCGTGATCTTTGCATGCGGCAAATTATTAGAGGCTACGACCTAATCTAG
- a CDS encoding ribosome silencing factor, whose amino-acid sequence MFMAKLANASKQLADIAADACDDRRATDIRLIRVDKVTTLTDWLVVAGGQSDVQVRAIARSVEDRIEEHTQRLPLRREGVREGRWALLDYGELIVHVLQPRERGRYDLESFWGHGESHLYVASGSAPV is encoded by the coding sequence ATGTTTATGGCTAAGCTGGCAAATGCTAGCAAGCAACTTGCAGATATTGCTGCTGATGCCTGTGATGACCGCAGAGCCACAGACATTCGGCTAATTCGAGTTGATAAAGTAACTACTCTCACCGACTGGCTAGTAGTTGCTGGTGGTCAGTCTGATGTGCAAGTCCGAGCAATTGCTCGCTCTGTTGAGGACCGGATCGAGGAGCACACTCAGCGTCTACCCCTTCGGCGAGAAGGTGTTCGCGAGGGGCGTTGGGCCCTGCTCGACTATGGTGAGCTAATTGTGCATGTGCTTCAGCCCAGAGAAAGGGGGCGCTATGATTTGGAATCTTTTTGGGGTCATGGTGAATCCCATTTATACGTAGCGTCTGGGTCTGCCCCGGTCTAG
- a CDS encoding triose-phosphate isomerase: MRKPVIAGNWKMHMTCAESRSYLEKFLPLVADIPDDRHVVIAPPFTAISTVAKQIYGRRLELSSQNVHWRGEGAFTGEIAPSMLLEHGVRFAIIGHSEPRKYYSESDEQINRRAHSAQECGLIPIVCVGESEVQRECGEAERVIRRQIEQGLEGLDPSCLIVAYEPIWAIGTGKTCESTEANRICGLIRDWVATPDLVIQYGGSVKPDNIDELMSMSDIDGVLVGGASLNPESFGRIANYRTT; the protein is encoded by the coding sequence ATGCGCAAGCCAGTAATCGCAGGCAATTGGAAGATGCACATGACCTGTGCCGAATCTCGCAGCTATCTAGAGAAGTTCCTGCCATTGGTCGCGGATATCCCCGATGATCGACATGTGGTGATTGCTCCACCATTCACAGCTATCTCTACTGTGGCAAAGCAGATTTATGGCAGACGTTTAGAGCTATCCAGCCAAAATGTACATTGGCGAGGCGAAGGGGCTTTCACGGGTGAGATTGCTCCCTCAATGCTACTAGAACATGGTGTGAGGTTTGCGATCATTGGTCATAGTGAACCTCGCAAATATTATAGTGAGAGCGATGAACAGATCAACCGTCGTGCACATTCCGCTCAGGAGTGTGGCCTAATACCTATTGTCTGTGTTGGAGAAAGTGAGGTTCAGCGCGAGTGTGGTGAGGCTGAACGCGTTATCCGCCGGCAGATTGAGCAAGGACTAGAAGGTCTCGATCCCTCCTGCCTCATCGTGGCCTATGAGCCAATATGGGCTATCGGAACTGGCAAGACTTGCGAGTCAACAGAGGCCAACCGCATCTGTGGTCTTATTCGTGACTGGGTAGCCACGCCTGATCTGGTCATTCAATATGGTGGCTCTGTCAAACCAGACAACATCGACGAGCTGATGTCAATGTCTGATATTGATGGTGTTCTTGTCGGTGGTGCCTCGCTAAATCCTGAAAGCTTTGGACGCATTGCAAACTACAGGACAACCTGA
- a CDS encoding sirohydrochlorin chelatase gives MSCLSQDPSDSRLGVLICGHGSRNRLAAKEFARLVEALRLRLPNVPVEYGYLEFASPILRDALDTLRRQGVQRVLAVPAMLFAAGHAKNDIPSLLNTYATETGLRIDYGRELGIDRLMIAAAGARIREALTSAASVPAEKTLLAVVGRGSSDPDANSNVAKVTRMLVEGFGFGWGETVYSGVTFPLVEPGLRHIVRLGFQRIIVFPYFLFSGVLVQRVYRHTDRVAADYASIEFLTADYLGDHSLVVDTFRERVDEILVGNTAMNCSLCKYRAQVLGFENEVGLVQESHHHHVEGLTEICNLCERECTGACQPNGVLIPLGHNNKCIHSRHPHANHPLGPITLWPSGNLPQT, from the coding sequence GTGTCTTGCTTGTCTCAGGATCCTAGCGATTCCCGTCTTGGTGTTTTAATCTGCGGTCATGGCAGCCGCAATAGGCTTGCAGCAAAAGAGTTCGCGAGACTAGTTGAGGCATTGCGGCTACGATTGCCAAATGTACCCGTAGAGTATGGCTATCTAGAGTTCGCTAGTCCAATCCTCCGTGACGCCTTAGACACATTGCGGAGGCAAGGTGTGCAGAGGGTTCTTGCAGTGCCAGCCATGCTTTTTGCCGCTGGGCATGCTAAAAATGATATACCTTCCCTCCTAAATACCTATGCTACAGAGACTGGCTTACGTATAGATTACGGGCGAGAGCTTGGTATTGACAGACTAATGATCGCGGCTGCCGGAGCCCGCATCCGAGAGGCACTTACTAGTGCAGCTAGTGTACCTGCCGAGAAGACACTGCTAGCCGTAGTTGGGCGTGGCTCTTCAGACCCTGATGCTAACTCCAATGTTGCCAAAGTGACAAGGATGCTTGTCGAAGGGTTTGGTTTTGGCTGGGGAGAGACTGTATATTCTGGTGTGACTTTTCCTTTGGTAGAACCAGGTCTACGTCACATTGTTAGACTTGGATTTCAACGCATAATTGTTTTCCCCTACTTTCTCTTTTCTGGTGTGCTTGTGCAACGAGTTTACCGACATACTGATCGGGTAGCTGCAGATTATGCTAGCATTGAGTTTTTAACAGCTGATTACTTAGGAGACCATTCGCTAGTAGTTGATACCTTTCGGGAACGTGTTGATGAAATACTAGTTGGTAATACTGCCATGAACTGCTCTCTTTGCAAGTACAGAGCTCAGGTGCTAGGTTTCGAGAATGAAGTTGGTCTAGTTCAGGAAAGTCATCATCACCATGTAGAGGGGCTCACGGAAATCTGTAACCTCTGTGAGCGAGAGTGTACTGGTGCTTGTCAGCCCAATGGCGTTCTAATACCATTGGGTCACAACAACAAATGCATTCATAGTCGGCATCCCCACGCAAATCACCCATTGGGTCCAATAACTCTGTGGCCATCAGGCAATCTGCCACAGACATAA
- a CDS encoding dihydropteroate synthase, with translation MGVINITPDSFSDGGRYLQPDRAVAMALHQLAMGADIIDLGAQSTRPGAAEVGAAEELRRLLPVLQVLRKIDKNTILSVDTFLADVAAKALMAGADWINDISGGCHDPGILSLAAEAACPIVLTHSRGRSHNMDTLTSYSDVIGNVREELYMRTEAALQAGVRATNIIWDPGLGFAKTTEQSLEILRKINLLQEEGFPLLLGPSRKRFVGAVLNQPRPRARIWGTAAVCTAAALAGVEVVRVHDVGPIVQTVRMAKALRPKLITEEFQTTTPSMRSSAS, from the coding sequence ATGGGCGTGATCAATATCACGCCAGACTCTTTTAGCGATGGCGGTCGCTATCTACAGCCTGACCGTGCGGTTGCTATGGCCCTCCATCAGCTTGCGATGGGAGCGGATATCATCGACCTCGGAGCTCAGAGCACTCGCCCTGGTGCTGCAGAAGTTGGGGCTGCCGAGGAACTGCGGCGACTGCTCCCAGTACTACAGGTTCTTCGAAAGATAGATAAAAATACTATATTATCAGTAGATACTTTCCTTGCCGATGTAGCTGCTAAAGCTCTCATGGCAGGTGCAGACTGGATCAATGACATTAGTGGCGGGTGTCATGATCCAGGCATATTGTCACTAGCTGCAGAAGCTGCCTGCCCAATTGTGCTTACGCATAGCCGCGGTAGAAGCCACAACATGGACACACTTACTTCATATTCTGATGTTATTGGTAATGTAAGAGAAGAGCTGTATATGCGGACTGAGGCAGCTCTACAAGCAGGCGTTCGAGCTACCAACATTATTTGGGATCCCGGTTTAGGTTTTGCCAAGACTACCGAGCAGAGCTTAGAAATCTTGCGCAAGATTAACCTTCTGCAAGAGGAAGGTTTCCCTCTTTTACTTGGGCCATCTCGCAAGCGCTTTGTCGGGGCAGTGCTCAACCAGCCTCGCCCAAGAGCCAGGATCTGGGGAACTGCAGCCGTCTGCACTGCAGCAGCACTGGCTGGAGTAGAGGTTGTGCGTGTTCACGACGTTGGGCCGATTGTCCAGACAGTGCGGATGGCAAAGGCCTTGAGGCCTAAATTAATTACAGAAGAATTTCAGACAACGACTCCCTCGATGCGGTCTTCTGCCTCTTGA
- a CDS encoding asparaginase, with the protein MKCFSSSSSLPRHFKTQPLQVELKRSCNVESRHCVHAVVCDTRGRILMCAGNADHLTFIRSALKPFQALPFISSGTLDQLSCSMSNIAIACSSHSGTALHTREVFQILWNAELDVELLQCPTPVGARSQLEHNCSGKHAAFLATCRHMSWPLDSYLAGDHPLQLHVRGQVGTLLGVSPDELVVARDNCGAPTLLLRLSQMASLYACFKGSGQQTSLKQISQAMLAYPELVAGSGCFDTELMNQCSNQVLSKGGAEGIQCLSHISKGLGIAIKVEDGSRRAKHAAAIHLLSQLGWVETTKLSQLGKRFLAIAPEVQLEVSGSLCPRES; encoded by the coding sequence ATGAAGTGCTTTAGCAGTTCTTCTAGCCTGCCTCGGCACTTTAAGACACAGCCTCTCCAGGTAGAGTTAAAACGCAGTTGCAATGTCGAGTCAAGACATTGTGTTCATGCCGTTGTCTGTGACACTCGTGGACGTATCCTTATGTGTGCGGGAAATGCAGACCACTTAACTTTTATCCGATCTGCTCTAAAACCATTTCAAGCCCTCCCATTTATTAGTAGTGGCACGTTGGACCAACTTAGCTGCAGTATGAGCAATATAGCAATAGCGTGTTCCTCCCATTCTGGTACGGCCCTTCACACTCGTGAAGTTTTTCAGATCCTCTGGAATGCAGAACTTGATGTGGAATTACTTCAATGCCCAACACCAGTGGGTGCGAGAAGCCAACTTGAGCACAATTGCTCTGGAAAGCACGCAGCATTTCTTGCTACTTGCCGTCACATGTCTTGGCCACTCGATTCTTATCTAGCAGGAGATCACCCTTTACAACTACATGTTCGGGGTCAAGTTGGAACACTTTTAGGCGTGTCACCTGATGAACTCGTAGTTGCCCGAGACAACTGTGGTGCCCCAACACTACTTTTAAGGCTTTCCCAGATGGCTTCACTTTATGCTTGCTTTAAGGGGTCTGGGCAGCAGACTAGTCTTAAACAGATCAGCCAGGCAATGCTTGCCTACCCCGAGCTTGTAGCGGGCAGTGGGTGCTTTGACACCGAGCTGATGAACCAGTGCAGCAATCAAGTCTTGAGCAAGGGCGGTGCTGAGGGAATCCAATGCCTCAGCCACATAAGTAAAGGGCTTGGTATCGCTATTAAAGTAGAGGATGGCTCACGCCGAGCTAAACATGCTGCAGCAATCCATCTGTTGAGTCAGCTAGGATGGGTTGAGACCACAAAGCTAAGTCAGCTTGGAAAAAGATTTCTTGCAATTGCACCAGAAGTTCAGCTGGAAGTTAGCGGGTCTCTATGTCCTCGAGAAAGCTAG
- a CDS encoding carbamoyl-phosphate synthase large subunit produces the protein MRLMPRRTDLHCILLLGSGPIVIGQACEFDYSGTQACKALRAEGYKVILVNSNPASIMTDPDTADRTYIEPLTPEVIRRIIEYEKPDALLPTMGGQTALNLAVSLAEDGTLDQYGIELIGADLIAIRKAEDRQLFKQSMERIGIRVCPSGIASNLEEAEMVGVEIGGSFPRIIRPAFTLGGSGGGIAYNPDEYKTICKRGLEASPIKQILVEQSLLGWKEFELEVMRDVADNVIVVCSIENVDPIGIHTGDSITVAPVQTLTDREYQRLRDQAIAIIREIGVATGGSNIQFAVNPINGEVVVIEINPRVSRSSALASKATGFPIAKTAARLAVGYTLDEILNDITGQTPACFEPTIDYVVTKIPRFAFEKFRGSPAVLTTAMKSVGEVMAIGRCFEESFQKALRSLEIGRSGWGCDRPEEEDLTDSELDRMLRLPSPDRIMAVRTAMIRGRGDQEIYDLSQIDPWFLAKLRCLIEAENALLRGKSLKDLDDKALLRLKQLGYSDQQIAWATGSKELSVRRRRDALGVRPVFKTVDTCAAEFSSNTPYYYATYERSTSQIDRNGILVSLPAASEVTAEYRRKLVILGSGPNRIGQGIEFDYCCCHASFAARDLGFATVMVNSNPETVSTDYDTSDRLYFEPLTLEDVLNVIEAEKPEGIIVQFGGQTPLKLAVPLLNWLRSSSGRATGCRILGTSPESIDSAEDREQFEAILSQLSIRQPRNGLARSEAEARTIAEGIGYPVVVRPSYVLGGRAMEVVFDERELNCYMSEAVQIEPDYPVLIDQYLENAIEVDVDALCDQDSNVIIGGLMEHIEPAGIHSGDSACCLPALSLGREAVSTIRSWTKSLALALNVCGLINLQFAVCRDDQERETVYIIEANPRASRTIPFVAKATGVPLARVATRLMVGETLASIGLNSEPIPQLQAIKEAVLPFRRFPGADTVLGPEMRSTGEVMGAASSFGMAFSKAELAAGEPLPVAGTVFLSTHDRDKFGVLPIARRLSRLGFKLIATSGTAQAIREAGLDVELVFKIHEGRPNIEDLIRSGQVQLVINTPIGRQAAYDDKCLRRAALDHAVTTLTTLAGARSAVEGIAALQTQDITVSALQDIHSMLPNRCP, from the coding sequence ATGCGTCTCATGCCCCGGCGGACCGATCTGCATTGCATTTTGCTTCTAGGGTCAGGTCCAATAGTGATTGGACAGGCCTGCGAGTTCGATTACTCCGGCACACAGGCTTGTAAAGCACTGCGTGCGGAGGGTTACAAGGTAATCCTCGTGAACTCGAATCCCGCATCTATCATGACGGATCCTGACACGGCGGATCGCACCTATATCGAGCCTCTAACCCCCGAGGTTATAAGACGGATAATTGAGTATGAGAAACCTGATGCTCTCCTTCCCACTATGGGAGGGCAGACCGCACTCAATTTGGCAGTCTCTCTTGCTGAAGATGGCACGCTTGATCAGTACGGCATTGAACTTATTGGTGCTGATCTCATCGCAATCCGTAAGGCAGAAGATCGACAGCTTTTTAAGCAATCGATGGAGCGCATAGGTATTCGCGTGTGTCCTTCTGGTATCGCCTCGAACCTGGAGGAAGCTGAAATGGTGGGCGTGGAAATTGGTGGTTCCTTCCCGCGCATCATCCGCCCTGCATTTACGCTCGGAGGTAGTGGCGGGGGTATTGCATACAACCCTGATGAGTATAAGACAATTTGCAAGAGAGGTCTTGAGGCTAGCCCCATTAAACAAATCCTAGTTGAGCAGTCACTGCTGGGCTGGAAGGAGTTTGAGTTAGAAGTAATGCGTGATGTGGCTGATAATGTTATTGTCGTATGCAGTATTGAGAATGTCGATCCAATAGGAATTCATACTGGGGACTCGATTACCGTTGCTCCAGTCCAGACGCTCACCGACCGGGAGTACCAGAGATTAAGAGATCAAGCTATCGCTATTATTCGAGAGATTGGAGTTGCAACTGGCGGTAGCAATATTCAGTTCGCTGTGAATCCCATCAATGGTGAAGTGGTTGTTATCGAGATCAATCCTCGTGTCAGTCGTTCTTCGGCTTTAGCCAGTAAGGCCACTGGTTTTCCCATTGCGAAGACTGCTGCCCGCTTAGCTGTTGGCTACACACTCGACGAGATTCTTAATGATATTACTGGTCAGACTCCAGCCTGCTTCGAGCCAACAATTGACTATGTAGTTACCAAAATTCCACGCTTTGCTTTCGAGAAGTTTCGCGGTAGCCCTGCAGTTCTCACCACTGCAATGAAGTCGGTGGGGGAAGTTATGGCAATAGGAAGATGCTTTGAAGAATCCTTCCAGAAAGCACTGCGTTCGCTTGAGATAGGGCGTTCGGGCTGGGGTTGCGATCGGCCTGAAGAGGAAGACCTAACAGACTCTGAACTTGACCGGATGCTGCGGCTACCGAGCCCTGACAGGATAATGGCAGTTCGTACAGCTATGATTCGTGGTCGGGGTGATCAGGAAATTTATGATCTCAGTCAAATTGACCCATGGTTCTTAGCCAAACTCCGTTGTTTGATAGAGGCTGAAAATGCGTTATTGCGCGGCAAGTCCCTAAAAGACTTAGATGACAAAGCGCTACTGCGTCTTAAGCAACTGGGTTACTCTGACCAGCAAATTGCTTGGGCAACAGGTAGTAAAGAACTTAGCGTGCGTCGTAGGCGTGATGCCTTAGGAGTACGACCAGTATTTAAGACGGTAGACACCTGCGCTGCCGAATTCTCTTCGAATACACCATACTACTACGCAACTTATGAGCGATCCACGAGCCAAATCGACAGAAATGGTATATTGGTATCTCTACCAGCAGCCTCAGAAGTAACTGCTGAATACCGGCGCAAGCTAGTTATTTTAGGGAGTGGACCTAACAGAATTGGTCAGGGAATTGAGTTTGACTACTGTTGCTGCCACGCTAGTTTTGCTGCTAGGGATCTTGGCTTCGCCACGGTGATGGTAAACAGTAATCCTGAGACAGTTTCGACCGATTATGACACGAGTGATCGGCTCTATTTTGAGCCTCTAACCCTAGAAGATGTGCTAAATGTTATTGAAGCCGAAAAGCCAGAAGGCATAATTGTACAGTTTGGTGGCCAGACACCGCTAAAGCTTGCTGTTCCTCTACTTAATTGGCTTCGCTCCTCTTCAGGCAGAGCGACAGGCTGTCGTATACTTGGGACATCACCAGAGTCAATTGACTCTGCCGAGGACCGTGAGCAGTTTGAGGCAATCCTTAGCCAGCTGTCGATACGTCAGCCTCGCAATGGCCTTGCTCGGAGCGAAGCCGAGGCACGTACCATAGCTGAGGGAATAGGCTACCCAGTAGTAGTGAGGCCATCCTATGTTCTTGGTGGCAGAGCTATGGAGGTGGTTTTTGATGAGAGAGAACTAAACTGCTACATGAGTGAAGCAGTACAGATTGAACCTGATTATCCTGTCCTCATTGACCAATACCTTGAGAATGCTATTGAGGTTGATGTTGATGCACTCTGTGATCAAGATAGCAATGTTATAATTGGTGGTTTAATGGAGCACATTGAACCTGCAGGTATTCATTCTGGCGATTCTGCTTGTTGTCTGCCAGCATTATCCCTAGGTAGAGAAGCCGTAAGTACTATTAGGAGCTGGACCAAGTCTCTGGCGCTGGCACTGAATGTGTGTGGACTGATCAACTTACAGTTTGCCGTATGCCGTGATGATCAAGAAAGAGAGACTGTTTACATAATTGAGGCTAATCCCCGTGCTTCTCGCACCATTCCCTTTGTAGCTAAAGCTACTGGAGTTCCTCTTGCCCGAGTTGCAACGCGACTGATGGTCGGTGAAACGCTAGCAAGCATCGGTCTGAATTCTGAACCAATACCTCAGCTTCAGGCTATCAAAGAGGCGGTCTTACCCTTCCGTCGTTTTCCTGGTGCCGACACAGTTCTTGGTCCAGAGATGCGCTCCACTGGCGAGGTAATGGGAGCTGCCTCTTCATTTGGCATGGCTTTTAGCAAGGCTGAACTGGCAGCAGGCGAACCTCTACCTGTCGCAGGCACTGTTTTCCTCTCGACCCATGATCGTGACAAGTTCGGAGTGTTGCCTATCGCACGACGGCTTAGCAGACTCGGCTTCAAGTTAATAGCTACCAGCGGTACAGCCCAAGCTATCCGCGAGGCAGGTTTGGACGTTGAACTAGTATTCAAAATTCACGAAGGAAGACCCAACATTGAGGACCTGATTCGTTCTGGCCAAGTGCAACTGGTAATCAATACACCAATCGGCCGCCAGGCTGCCTATGATGACAAATGTTTGAGAAGGGCAGCCCTAGATCATGCTGTAACAACCCTGACAACTCTAGCAGGAGCGAGATCCGCTGTAGAGGGTATTGCTGCTTTGCAAACTCAGGACATTACTGTGAGCGCTTTGCAGGACATCCACTCTATGCTCCCTAATCGATGCCCTTGA